In the Emys orbicularis isolate rEmyOrb1 chromosome 3, rEmyOrb1.hap1, whole genome shotgun sequence genome, one interval contains:
- the CCDC28A gene encoding coiled-coil domain-containing protein 28A produces MEERKIKRRSPKSSSSHPTQVANAKKNSVPVSKSTAFSNPAPQANSQRPKLKRGIKEKAKPPGGEGKGAQAAPIQHSFLTDVSDVQEMERGLLSLLNDFHSGKLQAFGNECSIEQMEHVRGMQEKLARLNLELYGELEELPEDKRKLASDSNLDRLLSDLEELNSSIQKLHLADAQDIPNTSTS; encoded by the exons ATGGAAGAAAGGAAAATCAAGAGGAGGAGCCCCAAATCATCCAGTAGTCACCCAACTCAGGTTGCTAATGCCAAGAAAAATTCTGTGCCGGTCAGTAAAAGTACAGCATTTTCAAATCCTGCACCACAAGCAAATTCACAAAGACCAAAGTTAAAAAG AGGaataaaagaaaaagccaaacctccaggaggggaaggaaaaggggCACAGGCAGCTCCAATACAGCACTCTTTTCTCACAGATGTATCAGATGTGCAAGAGATGGAGAGGGGACTTCTGAGCCTTCTAAATGATTTCCACTCTGGCAAACTTCAAGCATTCG GAAATGAGTGTTCCATAGAACAGATGGAACATGTgcgggggatgcaggagaagctAGCTCGCTTGAATTTGGAACTCTATGGGGAGTTGGAAGAACTTCCTGAAGATAAAAGAAAACTTGCCAGTGACTCCAATTTGGATAGGCTGCTATCAGAT CTGGAAGAACTGAATTCTTCTAT ACAAAAACTTCATTTAGCAGATGCACAAGATATCCCAAATACCTCCACCAGCTAA